GTCTCCCGAAGCCGCTCCAGCGCGGGAAGCAGCGTATGCTCGATGGCCATGCGGGCAGCGATGTGCATGGTTGTCGGAATGACGTCGTTCGACGACTGCGACATGTTTACATCATCGTTCGGATGGATATGCTTGCCATCTTCTTTTCCCCCCAATGCCTTGTTTGCAAGCGTTGCGATCACCTCATTGGCATTCATGTTGGTAGAGGTGCCGCTACCCGTCTGAAAAATATCCAGTATGAATTGATCGTCGTATTTTCCGTCGATGATTTGCTGCGCGGCGTTCGCGATGGCGTCCGCCTTGTCCTCCGGCAACATGCCCAGCGAGCGGTTTGCCCGGGCGGCAGCATGCTTGATCATGCCGAGCGCCTGGATGAATGCCCGCGGAAAGCGCAGGCCGCTGATGGGAAAATTTTCGGCGGCTCGTTGTGTCTGCGCGCCGAAGAGTGCGTCGGCCGGCACATGAACCTCGCCGAGGGAATCGGTTTCAATACGAAACTCAGACATGGGAATACAATATGATGATGGCGGGAGTACCGGGCATTATACGCTGCATTCCATGAAAATAATCACTTCCGTTCGGAAGATGCAGGCATGGGCCGATCAGCGGCGCCGTGAAGGGCGCTGTATTGCGCTTGTGCCCACGATGGGAGCTTTGCACGCAGGGCATGAGGCGCTTGTTCGGGCGGCGCTTTCCTCTGCGGACGATGTAGTGGTGTCCATTTTTGTGAATCCGACGCAATTCGGTCCCCGGGAGGATCTGAATGACTACCCGCGTTCCTTCGATAAGGATGTGGAAATTCTTGACAGGTTGTCTTCCGGACTCACCGTGTTTGCCCCAGGGATAGAGGAGATGTACCCGGAAGGTGTGCAGGCAGACCGGATATCTGTCGATGTGGGGGATATGAACAGATATCTGTGTGGACCATTCAGGCAGGGGCACTTCGAGGGAGTGGCAACGATCGTGTTAAAGCTTTTTCATGCATGCCGCCCGCATGTGGCTGTTTTCGGGTTGAAAGATGCCCAGCAATTTGTCATTCTGAGCAGGCTGGTGCGGGAGATGCTGCTGGACATCAGCGTGGTTGGCGTGCCGACCGTTCGCGCCGCGGATGGATTAGCGTTTTCATCCCGCAACGTTTATCTGTCTCCTGTGCAGCGCAAGGCGGCGGTCGTCGTGTCGCAGGCAGTGTTTGGCGCAGAAGAGGCTATCGGGAAAGGGGAACAGCACCGGGCGGCACTGGTTGAAATCATGCGCTCGATACTCCGCCGGGAAACCGATGCACAGGTGCAATATGCGGATGTGGTGGATGCGGATACGTTGCAGCCGATCGACGAAATATCGCCCGGTCAGCACGTACTGGCGGCGGTGGCCGTCTGTTTCGGGAGCACACGACTTATCGACAGTGTTTTTACGCAAGCCCCCGCGGGTCAGCGTGTGGAAAAATATGACGAAGGAAGTTAGATTCCCTGTACTTCTTACGACAAGTTATGCGAAAGGCCGGCCAGCCGGATTGTTATGACCGTTACCATGTTCAAGGCGAAGTTGCAGCGGCTTCGGGTTACCGAAGCCGACCTCTACTACGAAGGGTCCATTACACTGGACGAAGCGTTGCTTGAAGCAGGAGGGATCCTTCCCTACGAAAAGGTGCAGGTGGTGAATGTAAACAACGGTTCGCGTCTTGAGACATACGCTATCCCGGGTCCAGCCGGAAGCGGTATCGTCAAGTTGAATGGCCCCGCCGCCCGCTCAGCGGCCAAGGGGGATGAAGTGATTGTCATCGCGTATGCCCACATGACCCCCGAGGAAGGCGGCCGCCACCGTCCTCGCGTGGTTCTGGTGGACGAAGAAAACACCCCGGTGGATATAAAGGATCTTCCGGCGGTAGAGTCAGCGGGCATGCTGGCGTTCTGACCTTTCCTCATTCTGGTTCAAGTCGCATGAGCCGGTGCAGGACATCTGTAGTGGGAGCCGGCGCAATGGGATGCGGCATTGCTCATGTCTTTGCCCTGCATGGGCATCCGGTACATCTCGTCGACGTGTCCGCGGCCGCTCTTGAACGGGCCCTTGTTTCGATCCGGCGAAATCTGGACCGCCAGGGTGTTGCCCAGCCGGAAGACATCTTGCGCCGAATTGTTTCTTTTTCCGATCTGCATGAGGGGGTGGCGCACGCCGATCTGGTTATAGAGGCCGTACCGGAGGACGCGGCGCTCAAACAAACCGTGTTCACGAGGCTGGATGCTGCGGCGCCGGCCCATGCCGTGCTGGCGAGCAACACCTCTTCCATATCCATTGCCTCGCTGGCCTCTGCGACCGCCCGCCCCGAACAGGTAATCGGTATGCATTTCTTTAATCCCGTACCGGTTATGAAGCTGGTTGAAGTCGTGCGTGGTCCGGCGACGAGCGAGGCGACATTCGAGCAAGTGTTCCGCCTCGCGCGCGATCTTGGCAAAGAGCCGGTCGAGGTGCGGGATGCTCCGGGATTCGTTTCGAACCGGGTTCTGATGCCGATGATCAACGAGGCCTGCCGCTGTGTCATGGAAGGCGTAGCATCGCCGGAGAGTGTCGATAAAGTGATGACCCTTGGAATGCGTCATCCGATGGGACCGCTTGCTCTTGCGGACTTCATCGGTCTGGATGTGTGCTTGTCGATTATGGAAGTGCTCTATGAGGGACTGGACGACGATCGATACCGGCCCTGTTCTCTTCTCAGAGAGATGGTGGATGCAGGCCGGCTGGGCCGCAAATCCGGGCGCGGGTTTTACGATTACGACGCGGCTTCCTGATCCGGCGTACTATCTCTGACATCCGGCCCGCCGCGTTCGTAGGCGTCGATAATGTTTTTCACGAGGCGATGACGCATAACGTCATGGCGGTCAAAGTAAACGAATTGGATGCCCTCTATGTCGGACAGCACGTTCCGGACCTCGACGAGTCCGCTTTGCTCGCGGGCCGGTAAGTCCGTTTGGGTAATGTCCCCGGTGACGATCGCCTGACTGTTTACCCCGATACGCGTCAGAAACATCTTCATTTGCAGCGAGGTGGCGTTTTGCGCCTCATCCAGAATAACGAACGCATTGTTCAGCGTACGCCCGCGCATGTAGGCCAGCGGCACAATTTCCACCACTTTCTTTTCCATGAGCCCCCGCAACTTTTCGCTGGAGAGCATGTCTTCAAGGGCATCGTAGAGGGGGCGCAGGTATGGATCGACCTTTTCCCGGAAATCTCCCGGCAGAAAGCCAAGCCGTTCACCGGCCTCTACGGCCGGTCGGGACAGTACGATCCGTTTCACCTTGCGTGATTTGAGTGCAGATACCGCCAGAGCAACCGCGGTGTAGGTTTTTCCCGTGCCCGCCGGGCCAATGGCGAAAACGATGTCGTTCGACCTGGCAGCCTCCACCAGGTGGACCTGGCCGCGCATCGTTGCCCGAATGGCTTTACCCGAGGGGGTGAACAGGATGACATGGTGCGTACCCGTGGAACGGGAACCCGCGCCGTCCCCGGTGGTGAAGAGAGCCAGTACGGTGTCTACATCGTTTTCGGTCAGGGCGCCGTTACGGGTAATGACGTTAACGAGTTCTTCGACGATTCGCTCAATGTCTTCCACGGCGCTTTTTTTGCCGTTGAGCATAAGCGCATCGCCGCGCGCCGTGACGTGCGTTTCGGGAAAGGCCTCTTCGATCTTGCGCAGATATGCGTCGTTGAAGCCGTACAGGAGGAGGGGTTCGACGCCTTCGATCGTTAATGTCTTTTCCGCCAAGAGGTCACCTTGCTTGCTATGCAAATCATTGTGGAATTTACAAAAATGAATGGGGCCGGAAACGATTTTATCGTCATTGACAATCGTTTCTATCGTTATTCCGATGCAGAATTGAGCGGCTTTGCCCAGCGCCTGTGCCCTCGGCGCAAAGGCATTGGTGCGGATGGCCTGCTGGCATTCAATGCTCCGGACGATGCCGGGCATGATTTTCGGATGCGTTACGTCAACGCGGACGGTACGATCGGCACCATGTGCGGAAACGGCGCCCGTTGCCTTGTGCTGTTTGCCCGGCGGGCCGGGATGGATACGTCAGAGATGCAGATCGAAACAGATGCGGGTGTTTTTCGGGCGGAAGGCCCGGAAGGCGGGGCCGTGCGCATCTACCAGCATGCGCTGGCCGGCTATACGCCGCACCGGGTACTTCGCAGCATGGCGGAAATGAACATTGCCGATGCCCATTATATCTGGACCGGTACGGAACACCTCGTGTGTTTCGTGGATCGCGCGGCCGATATTCCCGTGGGGACCTGGGGGCCGGCGATCCGGCAGGATGAAGCACTGGCTCCGGCCGGAGCCAACATCGACTTTGTCGAAGTCGTAGACGATGGTCGATTGCTTGTCCGTACCTACGAAAAAGGCGTGGAGGCGGAAACGCTGGCATGCGGTACGGGGGCGGTGGCCTCCGCTGTGGTGGCGCGTATGCTGGAACGCACAGACGCTGACCGGATCGATGTGGATATGCCCGGCGGGCGTCTGACGGTAGGATTCCGACTGGGAGAACGGGGCGTACGAGACCTTTACCTGGAAGGTCCTGCGGAGGTGGTGTATCGGGGAACCTTTGAGGCGTAACGACGCCTGCCGCTATTGCTGCTGACGGAAACGACTGCGGAAGTCATCGATATCCGCATGTTCGCGCAGGGATGTAATCCATTGGGTGCGCACGGCGTTTTGCCGCTGCTGCAATAGTTGCTGCCGGATATTTTCCTGTTCGCTTTCCGTGATAGGCGCCGGTTCGTTGATCTGGCTTACCCGCAAGGCAAAGACGCTATTGTCTCCGGCAACGATGCCCGAAGAGGCGCTCTCGTCAAGAGCAAACGCAGTCCCCACGAACAAGGGTTCGGCGCCGAGCCCGGGGACCACATTCGATTCAAAGGTTAAAAAAGCGTTCTGCGTCCGGATGCCGGGTATACTCGAAAGATTGTCGAAGCCTCCGGACTCGTAAGCGCGTTCCAAACGCTCTACGAGCACCTCTTTTTTCTTCTCGATATAGGTCCGGGGTTCTATTTCCGTTTGTACCTCTTCGAAAGACTGGTAGCCCTCCGGTATAATCTCGTCGACATGAACGATGATAAAGGTTTCGTCCAGTTCGATGATGTCGCTTATATCATTTTGCTCTGACGTTTCGAGAAAGTCGAGCACGGCATACCCGCTGCCGATTCCCGGAATGTCTACCTGTTCCTCTTCAACCCGGACCCGCTGAATGCTCATACCCATACGTTGCGCTTCCTGGTCAAAATCTCCTGTCTCTTCCGCAAAGTACCGGAGGTCTTCCAGTTGTTCCTGAATCTGGTTGAGCGTGGCGACATTCGCGTCGATTTCCAGAGCGAAATCCGCGATATTCACCTCGTTCTCCGCACGTGCGACGACAACAATCAGGTGATACCCGAATTGCGTTTTGATCGGACCGACGACCTGATTTACACGAGCCCCGAACGCCGCCTCTTCGAAGGGCGCCACCATGCGGCCGGGACCGAACCAGCCCAGGTCACCACCCTGCGGAGCCGATCCGTCTTCGGAATATTGCCGGGCCATTTCCGCGAAATCAACTTCCCCTGACTGGATGCGGTTGCGTATCTCGGTCAATTGACTGCGTATGTTCTCATCCTCGTCGGAGGTGCGCAGTAATATATGCGATGCGCGCACGGAAACGTCTTCCGCAGGTCGTATGTCTCTGATTTTGACAAGGTGCGCTTCACTGCCTACGGCGACCGGACCCAGCACCGATCCCCTTTCCGGGTTGGGGAAAACCACGGAGGCAATTTCCGTATCGAGGTCACCGGCACTGAACCAGGCGTCGGAGAAGGGTCGCCGGGACACATTGCGAAGGAGGAATAACGAATCGTCTTCCGCCGCCGCAAAACTGTCCTTCATACGTTCGAGTTCTGCATAGACCGCGGCGGAATCTTCCGCGGAGGGTAATTTGGACTGCGAAACATACGCTATGTCATACGCGCGATTACGTGCGTACTCGTCCCGGTGATCGTCATAGAATCTCCTCAGGTCACGCTCCTCAACCACCACCGAGTCATTTGGAATGGACGCGTACGGCAATCCCGCCCATTCCACATTCACGCTCAGGTTGCGGCGCCGGTATTCTTCCTCTACGTTGCGATCGGTGACATGCACCGTTGCCGCGAGGAGGTTGTCCATCTTCTGACGCCGTCGCTCCGAACGGAGATAGTCCTCGATCTGAATCCAGTCTTCGCTGGCGTCCGGATTTTCAATGAAATTTTGAAGAAGGCCCCTGTCCACATTGCCTTGTTCATCGCTGAAATACGTGCGGATGATCGCATGCGGATTGTCGCCTGTCACCATTTCATAGATTTCCTCGCCGGTAACCGATATGCCCAGGCGATCCATCTCATGTTCGCGCAACTTGTCATCAACGAGAGCCTGGAAAATAAACTCCCGCTGCTGCTCCAGCAGTTGCGGAGGTATCGATTCTCCCGTCTGGTCCTGATATTGCTGTACCTGTTGCTGTACCGTCTGGACATATGTCTGATAGGGAACGGGATCTCCATCCACGGCTGCAATGTCTACGCCAGTGCCGATGCCGACGGCGTCCAGGCCGCCGGAATCCTGGAGCACCCAGATTACTCCGAACGCGAACACCAGAATCCACAGGATGATGCCTGTGTTCTCTCGCATCTTGTTCATCGTGCCCATCAGATCACCTCGTTGAAGATACTATTCATGATCAGGTTTGCCGGATCGGTATTACAAGCCGTATTACACTACCCCATAGCTGTTTTGTTCGAAAAAAACACGGAATCGTGCAGGTAGTCAATCGAAAAAGCGTGGTGTTTTTCCTGGTGCTGGCGGGGGTGACAGGCGCCGGCGCAGGTATCGCGACCGAGCCATCCACCTCGGCGGGATGGGTGTTCGGCGTAGCAATGTTTATCCTTGTGGCAGGCTGGGGAGCACGGCGGCCATTGCGTCGCTTACTGACTGTACGCAAGCCGTTGTCCCCCGCTGTGGTCGGATGGCTCAGGGCGGATTTTCCTTTCTATCGTTATGTCGAACGGGAACGGTTCGAGCGCGATATGAAAATTATTCTTTCCGAATGGACCTTCGAAGGCGTATCGGGAGTGGAGGTCACCGACGAGCTGAGGGCGGCGGTTGCAGCCGGCGCCGCGCTTCTTCTGCATGGCCGGCCGGATCGGGAATGGCCTTCACGCTGCACGATATTATTGTATCCGGACCGTTTCGACGATGAGTATGCAGCCGGCGAAGACGGGGAATTCGAAGGAATGGCGCATTCGCAGGGGCCCGTGATTCTGTCCGTGGAATCCGTCCGTCAGGGATGGAAGAATCCGGGGGACGGCCATAATGTGGTGCTCCATGAAATGGCCCACCTGCTCGATTACGAAAACAACTTTGCCAACGGGGCGCCGTCTCTCATTGCTTCGGCGTCTGCGGCGGCCTGGCGGGAATTGGTGCGCAAGGAAATCCGGCGCGTGCGTATAGGCCGATCTATGCTACGACGTTACGCGGCTCAGAATCCGGCGGAATTGTTTGCCGTAGCCGTGGAGAATTTTTTCGAACGCCCCGATCTCATGGCGAGGAGACATCCGGAATTATTTGCGGCGCTCAGGAATATTTTCCGGATCGATCCGCTGACATGGGATTAGGCCCCGCAGAGCGCCACTGCATAGTGTTAACAGGCCCTGGTGAACGGTGCGTGCTGATGCGCAAGATGTGGCGCAATCACTCTCCGTCGAGATCCACATGCACGAACCGTCGTCCGGCACGACTGCGTGAGAAGCGCACGGTTCCGTTTGACCTGGCGAACAGCGTGTCGTCTCCGCCGTGACCCACATTGCGGCCAGGGTGAAACTTGGTTCCGCGTTGACGCACGATGATGCCGCCGGCCTGGATGGATTGGCCGGCATAGACTTTCACCCCCAGCATTTTGGGGTTCGAGTCACGGCCGTTCTTTGTGGAACCTACGCCTTTTTTATGCGCCATGACGACTTTTCCTGTTTAGTGGTAAAAAACGTTTTGTCGAAGCGGAATTTCAGGAAGCGGCTTCGCTTTCAGGAGGTATGGCCTCTTCGGTGGCCTTGGGGGCAGGCTTTTTCTTAACGGTTTTTTGTGCAGCGCCTGCTGTTTTCGCGCTGGCGGTCGTTTTCTTTGCAGCGGGTTTCTTTGCGGCCGTCTTTTTTGCCGCAGGTTTCGTGGC
This Bacteroidetes bacterium SB0662_bin_6 DNA region includes the following protein-coding sequences:
- a CDS encoding pantoate--beta-alanine ligase, giving the protein MKIITSVRKMQAWADQRRREGRCIALVPTMGALHAGHEALVRAALSSADDVVVSIFVNPTQFGPREDLNDYPRSFDKDVEILDRLSSGLTVFAPGIEEMYPEGVQADRISVDVGDMNRYLCGPFRQGHFEGVATIVLKLFHACRPHVAVFGLKDAQQFVILSRLVREMLLDISVVGVPTVRAADGLAFSSRNVYLSPVQRKAAVVVSQAVFGAEEAIGKGEQHRAALVEIMRSILRRETDAQVQYADVVDADTLQPIDEISPGQHVLAAVAVCFGSTRLIDSVFTQAPAGQRVEKYDEGS
- a CDS encoding aspartate 1-decarboxylase, giving the protein MTVTMFKAKLQRLRVTEADLYYEGSITLDEALLEAGGILPYEKVQVVNVNNGSRLETYAIPGPAGSGIVKLNGPAARSAAKGDEVIVIAYAHMTPEEGGRHRPRVVLVDEENTPVDIKDLPAVESAGMLAF
- a CDS encoding 3-hydroxybutyryl-CoA dehydrogenase (converts (S)-3-hydroxybutanoyl-CoA to 3-acetoacetyl-CoA), coding for MSRCRTSVVGAGAMGCGIAHVFALHGHPVHLVDVSAAALERALVSIRRNLDRQGVAQPEDILRRIVSFSDLHEGVAHADLVIEAVPEDAALKQTVFTRLDAAAPAHAVLASNTSSISIASLASATARPEQVIGMHFFNPVPVMKLVEVVRGPATSEATFEQVFRLARDLGKEPVEVRDAPGFVSNRVLMPMINEACRCVMEGVASPESVDKVMTLGMRHPMGPLALADFIGLDVCLSIMEVLYEGLDDDRYRPCSLLREMVDAGRLGRKSGRGFYDYDAAS
- a CDS encoding PhoH family protein, whose amino-acid sequence is MAEKTLTIEGVEPLLLYGFNDAYLRKIEEAFPETHVTARGDALMLNGKKSAVEDIERIVEELVNVITRNGALTENDVDTVLALFTTGDGAGSRSTGTHHVILFTPSGKAIRATMRGQVHLVEAARSNDIVFAIGPAGTGKTYTAVALAVSALKSRKVKRIVLSRPAVEAGERLGFLPGDFREKVDPYLRPLYDALEDMLSSEKLRGLMEKKVVEIVPLAYMRGRTLNNAFVILDEAQNATSLQMKMFLTRIGVNSQAIVTGDITQTDLPAREQSGLVEVRNVLSDIEGIQFVYFDRHDVMRHRLVKNIIDAYERGGPDVRDSTPDQEAAS
- a CDS encoding diaminopimelate epimerase, whose product is MQIIVEFTKMNGAGNDFIVIDNRFYRYSDAELSGFAQRLCPRRKGIGADGLLAFNAPDDAGHDFRMRYVNADGTIGTMCGNGARCLVLFARRAGMDTSEMQIETDAGVFRAEGPEGGAVRIYQHALAGYTPHRVLRSMAEMNIADAHYIWTGTEHLVCFVDRAADIPVGTWGPAIRQDEALAPAGANIDFVEVVDDGRLLVRTYEKGVEAETLACGTGAVASAVVARMLERTDADRIDVDMPGGRLTVGFRLGERGVRDLYLEGPAEVVYRGTFEA
- a CDS encoding peptidylprolyl isomerase, encoding MGTMNKMRENTGIILWILVFAFGVIWVLQDSGGLDAVGIGTGVDIAAVDGDPVPYQTYVQTVQQQVQQYQDQTGESIPPQLLEQQREFIFQALVDDKLREHEMDRLGISVTGEEIYEMVTGDNPHAIIRTYFSDEQGNVDRGLLQNFIENPDASEDWIQIEDYLRSERRRQKMDNLLAATVHVTDRNVEEEYRRRNLSVNVEWAGLPYASIPNDSVVVEERDLRRFYDDHRDEYARNRAYDIAYVSQSKLPSAEDSAAVYAELERMKDSFAAAEDDSLFLLRNVSRRPFSDAWFSAGDLDTEIASVVFPNPERGSVLGPVAVGSEAHLVKIRDIRPAEDVSVRASHILLRTSDEDENIRSQLTEIRNRIQSGEVDFAEMARQYSEDGSAPQGGDLGWFGPGRMVAPFEEAAFGARVNQVVGPIKTQFGYHLIVVVARAENEVNIADFALEIDANVATLNQIQEQLEDLRYFAEETGDFDQEAQRMGMSIQRVRVEEEQVDIPGIGSGYAVLDFLETSEQNDISDIIELDETFIIVHVDEIIPEGYQSFEEVQTEIEPRTYIEKKKEVLVERLERAYESGGFDNLSSIPGIRTQNAFLTFESNVVPGLGAEPLFVGTAFALDESASSGIVAGDNSVFALRVSQINEPAPITESEQENIRQQLLQQRQNAVRTQWITSLREHADIDDFRSRFRQQQ
- a CDS encoding zinc-dependent peptidase, whose translation is MQVVNRKSVVFFLVLAGVTGAGAGIATEPSTSAGWVFGVAMFILVAGWGARRPLRRLLTVRKPLSPAVVGWLRADFPFYRYVERERFERDMKIILSEWTFEGVSGVEVTDELRAAVAAGAALLLHGRPDREWPSRCTILLYPDRFDDEYAAGEDGEFEGMAHSQGPVILSVESVRQGWKNPGDGHNVVLHEMAHLLDYENNFANGAPSLIASASAAAWRELVRKEIRRVRIGRSMLRRYAAQNPAELFAVAVENFFERPDLMARRHPELFAALRNIFRIDPLTWD
- a CDS encoding 50S ribosomal protein L27 translates to MAHKKGVGSTKNGRDSNPKMLGVKVYAGQSIQAGGIIVRQRGTKFHPGRNVGHGGDDTLFARSNGTVRFSRSRAGRRFVHVDLDGE